atggaTGCACACTGGATTTCTTTCCCCTCCACGCCTCTTTTCTTGAATTTGGTTTACACAGCCATTGCTGCTGAATCCTTATCTGATATGCGATACAAAGTGAAGGAGGAGGCCAGATGCTTACAGGGAGAATCAAACAATCACAGTCCTTTCTCACAACACACTTGAGACTTGTTTAATGATATTCTCTTCCTGCcttcttgtgtttttttcatACATATTGATGCCTATTTttctgtttcttgtttattttttgttcttaaaTTTCTCGAGTTTCCAAAGCAGAGGGAGTTTAGGCTCTTTATAAAAGGaagcttgagttcatctgtctggCTCCTGACTCCTTCAGTCATGATTTTCTCTCACGTGTCTGTTGGTTTTCGTCTCTTTTCTCGTCATTCTTCTGGTTCTCTGACTGTATCGTCACTTTCACTGAAGTGTGCCGTTCATTTCATCAGTGTCCACGTATCTCCGTTTTCATATCACCACCCAGAGTGAGTGCTTTAGCACATTGCCAACTTTGTATTTCACATCTTTCCCTCTCACCTTTGACAGGAGCTGACCCTTTACTGTAGAATATTTGCCAACACAAGTTTTCTATTGCAACACAGCAATGCAACACTCAGGCCAAGTACTCCCTCTAGTGGATGCTTGCTTCAGCTCTCCTAACAAAGAAAGAAAGCCCTTCTATCGTGCAGCTTTTTGTTGAAATGATCAGAGACATCCACTGGTTATTGATGCGGTCTGATTAACGTTTAGGAAGAATCGGACTCCTTACAGTTGTTTCCCTTTTGTGAACATGGTTAGACAGGGAGTGAGTGAAAATGTAGTTAGATATGTAAAAGCTAATTAGCCTGAAAAGTCTTTGGAGTAGTACGACAAGAATTGTAGTCAGCTTGTGAAATTCCTTTGAAAGTAATAGTTTGTTTTAAGTGAAACTTTTGTTTGTTATCTGAATTATTTGGGGCTTGCAttgatattattttattattattattaattgttTTAGATAAATTGATAGTTTTGTTGTGTTCCCTTTTGTCCAAATCTTCCCCGTGACAGCAGCCCTTTGTAGCACAGGAATTCATCAGAAGAAGGGGTTTACCCCCTCGTTCTCCaagagtctcgtcctaaacctgtCGGACTCCTCTCTGAGAGAACGTCACTGTCTGTCCCGTCAAGACATTCGCTTTCATTAACAGGCTCTAATTAGTAAAGCTTCAGTGTAAGGAGGACTACAGTGATCTGGCTGGACGTCTGCTAGAAGATCTGACACAAAGACAGCAGATAAAGGCACGCTGGATCTTCACCGAGACAAACAGGCCTTATGAGAGATTTTGTTTTGTAGCTAgaaacagttctcagcttaaatgtTTAAACTGTATTATATGTGCTGTTTGTCAACAATAATACTGGCCTTAAAATGTTTACATTGAAATGTTTTGGTCAGAACGGCTGAGAAGGAAGGTGAAGTTTGGCTCCAATCCAAAGCATTCGTACATCTTAAGCAAATGTTTAATGAGGGTGTTACATGTGCTGCCAAGGACTTTTTGTTATGTTGTTTGTTTCAACAAACAGTATTGGTTGTGCACGTATTATTTAAACAAGAATCCTAACTCTCCATCCGAATGGAACTATTCACCTTAACTCAAGTGAAACTAGACTACCTGTTTGACGGAGTCTTTAACTCACGATAACTCTGGTTGCACATTAGCATTCAGCTTCATTGCCATGACAATCCATGCAGTCCTTACTTGTCTTTAAGATTGTCACCATACTTCACTTtgacaataaaatgttcataatGACACTTTAAATGCGTTTGACAGTATGTTGCAATATTTTAACGTGTATAAATGTGAAATTAGATTGTTGCACCAACAGGCATGTGATCAAACATCTCACGTTAATTAGACCAACACAGATCATATGGCCTTAAGAGGAGTGATAGTGAGCTAGCTTCCATTAAGGGAGAACTACATTTTAGAAAAGTTGGAATGCTGAATTTTGCTGTTTGAACCAGTCTAGTTTGTGGCAGATGTTTTAACTTCAATTAGTATGGCACAAACCACAGTTGCTCCTGCTGATTAAAGGAAAACCAGGACTTGTTCAGATTGGAATGCAGCCCCTCTTAAAACACCTTTCTTGCATGAGTCAAAGGCTGAAATGCCTGTTAAACATATCCTTATGTTCTCTGTTAATGTGAGCTAACAATTGTAGAATTAGTCAAGTTGAATTTTCTAGAATTTCTTAGGAAGGCAATTTTGTGATTTAAAGATTTTTTTCTTTACCACTTTCATTTCTTCTTCCAAGTTACCATTAATCTTAAGGCtggataataataaaacaatggtGTAAATCAGTTAAATGGGTGGTCTCGCGCCGTTTCCATTGATAAATACAGTCTGatagcgatgctgctgctttaagTGAGCCTAGAGAGGAGAGTACTACAAAATCCTTAGGTGTCCAATAAGGAGGGCGCGCTGACTCATCTTTCAGAGCGCGCGCGCGCTCGCAGGGGATGAGTGCGCGCGGAGCGGTGTACAGATGTGTCGCAGATTTTGTAAAGTCACTGGAGGCGCGGAGAGACCAACCGCAAGGGTCAGCTGCGGGTGACGCTGGGCGCCTCGAGGGTTGAGGAGGGAGCGGACTGAGCCGGGGCGGCGCTGTCAGAAGTCGTTACCGTTAGCCTGGTTTGTGAGGAAGAGGAAGGACTTTACTTTGATAGTGAAAACCCCGACGCACGGCGGCGCGCGCAGGGATGGAGCTCTCTGCCATAGGAGAGCAAGTGTTTGCTGTGGAGTCAATTGTCAAGAAAAGAGTTAGAAAGGTGAGATATGAACAGCTTACGATGGTGTAGAGGGGAGAATGCTACTTTGGATGCTAATGAACGCACGGGGAGATTAGTAGCGCAGCTCTTACTTAATCTGGTTATCTAGCTGCAGGTTTGTTAAAGGGGGCGGGCTAGGGAGGTGTAACGTGGAGACTGTTGTCACTGCGCTACAGCTTGTGGCGTCAGGTGTTCTTACAGCGGAGTCGGATACCTTACCAGCCCGAACTCTGCCGTGATGGGCCTGGCTCTCTTGACAGCTTATTGGGTTTGGGTCCAATGCCATGTTGTGTTTACATGTACAGGTGCGTAGCTAGGGTGAAGGGGGCCTCCAGGCACAAGATAGGCACGAAACCTTCAAAACAAATACTCATGCTAATGTCATATCTAATTTATACTGATGAACTGCAGAGAGGACTGAGCTGTGATCACAGGGTTTAAATTAAAATATACACAAAAATGTTTGTTAGCATTTTATTATTAGCCACTTTAAAGTTTATGTTAAAATCGTATTGCATCTAGCAAAAATGTCCAAATTGGGCTACATTATTACCTTTATGCTAGGGTCTATTTAAACATCTCTTCTATCAGTGATGTGATATACACTCACCAGCCACTTtatactttattaggtacaccttaGTAGTATTGCGCAGACTATTCCATTCCACCTGTAtatatggtaaatagcctgtatttgatatagcaccttctagaatcctggaaccctcccaaggtgctttacaacacaatcagtcattcacaccctggtggtgatgagctacattgtagccacagctgccctggcgcaCACTGACAGGTGAGTCTGCTGTCCACagatgccaccagtccctctgactaccaccagcaggctagttaagtgcccaaggacacaacagcggcagactgagtggggcttgaacctgcaactgtccgattacggggcaagcactttacTCCTGTGCCACTCTCGCCCATTTTAAACCCTATTATAAAAGAACACAGCTAACTGAAGTCCTGTCACCAGAATACAGAAACAAGTACAAACAAATCAAAAAAGAGGAACTGTAAAAACCAACAATTAGAACCAAGCTGAAGCCAGTGCAAAAAATAGCTTTAAAAGAAGACTCAAAAACATGAAGAGATTCCGTTTGCCTGACCATCACTCCCTTCAGGACCACCTTAATTCTTTGTGTTATGGATCCAACCAGGTGTAGGAATCCTTCCTCAAAGGttctggtccatattgacatgagaGCATCACACAGGTACACCCATGATGAGAATATCTCCTgcaaccacatcccaaaggttctggactggactgagataTGGCGACTGTGGAGTTCAAAGTGGGACAAGAACATCCCCACCACCGTTACACCGCCAGCGGCAGCAGCCTGAagcattgatacaaggcaggatggatccatgctttcatgttggtgacaccaaagTCTGACCCGACCATCTTTATACTTTATACTTTAAACATTTTTGCACCTtaaactggctgtgtgtgtgtgtgtgtgtgtgtgtgtgtgtgtgtgtgtgtgtgtgtgtgtgtgtgtgtgtgtgtgtgtgtgtgtgtgtgtgtgtgtgtgtgtgtgtgtgtgtgtgtgtgtgtgtgtgtgagagagagagagagagggagagagagagagagagagagagatctattttagccttgttattttattttacttacatTTTACCACCTCCTTACGTGAGCTGTTTAATGAGTGCAAACTCAATGTCATTGTACACCTATGCAATGACAAAAAAAGGATCTTGAATGTTGCAGCTGGAATTCAGATTTATCAGACTAGGAGACGTTTTCCAGTTTCTTCTGGTCAAGTTCGGAGATcttgtgtgaattgtagcctcagatTTATGTTCTcagctgacaggagagacacctggtATGCTCGTCTAGTGCTTGAGTCAGGCTCCTACATGTTGTGGTTTAGAGATGCAGATCTTGGTAGGAACCAGTGGTTATTAGAGCTGCTGTTGTCTTTTTATCATCTAAAACCAGTCTGACCGCATCACATTTTTATCCACACAACTGCTGCGTACTGGAAATTATCTCCAGATCATTTTCTGTAAACTCTTgtgatggttgtgggtgaaaatcccagaagATTAGCTGGTTCTGACATACTAAGACCAGTCCGTCAGGCACCAATAATCATGCTGTTTGAAGTCTTTTAAATTCTTCTTCATCCTAACGTCCGGCTTGAAGCTCAGCAAGTCATCTTCTCCACGGCTAGGTGTCCGAAAGCACTGAGTTGCTACCATATGAATGAGGGAACATGTGTACGTAATAGTGACCTAACTAACATCATGTTAGAATACTCACATGCTCTATGTTTGTCTTAAGGCCAACAACATATTGAGTCATTCAGTACATGTTTTTTAAGCTAGCTGGATGAGTATAGCAGAAATGGGAAGTGGTGACTTCACCTGCTGAGAATACCTTTTGAAGCTTAGAGACCGTAGCTGACTAACGTCATCAAGAAGGCGTGAGTGCTTTATTAAACCCTACAGCACGTATTGTCTGATGGAAGAGCAGCACCTCTCCACGGCGACCCTATTGAGCAGCAACAAGATGCAGGTTGAATGTGTTCACGGGGTCAGATATTAGCCAAATTCAGCTGCATCCAGAAGTTTGAATACCACTTAGATCAGTTGGATATTTGGACATGAACACAATAAACTAATAAAATAACTTAATCGTTTCCACTTTGGATTCACAAGATGAAAGGTGGTTTAGAACATGTTTTAGACTCTTCTCCTTGTGTTTGGCTGTTTATCTTTGTAAAAGTAGCTGATTCTGTGACAAACCTCCCTGTCTGAAGCTCCTGCATGTTTTCTCCTCAGGGGAACGTGGAGTATCTGCTAAAGTGGAAAGGGTGGCCGCCAAAGTGAGTATGTGCAGATGTCCAAAATCTTTTATTGGATTTGATCATATAAACATGCTATATATTTAGATTGGCACATGAAATCATGCATAATGCTTGGGTGTTTCTAAAAGGTTACAACTCCCTTTAAAGCCCCGGTGTGTGacatttttacctgtttactacaAATCCCGTGTTTCCAGtttacaaacttgtcctttttaattaatatttctcaccaacatcacttCTAAAGATTCTTCTCAGCTTGAAATTTTACATGTTTAAatgcataaactgtggtcgacgctccatggtcatccaccatcttgaaatacagtagctgttgagggacatacgagctcAGCTTTGTGCTTTTGGACTATGGCTGTAATCTGAaataaccagcagagggcagcagtgcatcctggaagcatggagtctgctaattcaactaagaagtaGAAAAGAACAGCTACagcgttgctgtacttgttagtttgaataataaacaattaaattGAAAAACACATGAAGTTTGTGAGGCCGTCATCATGTCCGGAAGCCGTATATGTTAAGATCCCCGCCCGCTATTAGCTGGACACCAGCCTTCGAGTGGTGTCCCCCTGACTCcctaactcacctcaagttgctcATTCATCTTTTCTTCATACCAGAACCCCCGATCTCGTCCCAACGTGTCGGTTCCAAATTCCTTCAACTCAATTCTTCTTTCTTTTGTGCTTTTGTTCTGTCCGTtcccgcagcctgccgtctctcccaacacactccagcgctcgtccgctagccagtggctaaatcagcattGCTTACTTGATTTCCACAAACACATTACGAACAgtgatgtagttctccacgcgttagagatgacgtactTCTccaagggcttcttctcaaatgttaaCTTTGGACATGGTTCACCTTCGGCTGGTAATCCGTGTTTACAAACCGCATACACAGTGTGTCCCCGGATTAGCTGGTGGCTaaaagtcagcattgtttacttcaACTCCACGGTGTTTCCCCGGCTCGCCAACCCTCCTTCACCAGCCATGGCGCGGTCAGTGATCACtccataaaagattgtttctttctttttccatATCCGTTAGCAGGTAGCCAGCTTGTTTACAAAGCTGCTCTCATCCATGTGAAacaggtgttgtgggaaattacgttcccctgaaatattcagtTTCCtataggcagtcaagagcaaatatttccaaattaacagaatttattgtccattatgaggacttaATAACCTTGAATAATAGATAGTTAAACTGAGCgagattacatccttttacataacttttaaaacaataaataagCTTGTAAAGAGTGAACAGGAATGTTTTTACTGtaccttttttattgtttttaggaggacatTTGGatataagcgcctcgtgatttttatcttgagaggcgctatagaaatgatattttcttcttcttatatAAAAGCAGCACAAGCATGACATTATTACATTGCATCATTTTCTCGTAAAAGTCAATCACAAATATTGTGACGATAGCCTGAAGTGCGACCTCCCGACACGGAGGGGGGGGTGGCAGAATATTTTagggaagcacaatttctcacaacacctgacctcccagctgacgtcacccctcctccgtgtgtgagtCATAAGAGCTTCAAgatctaacagaactagcttgcttccttcaggactggtaggttgattaaacagtcataattatagcTGTTTTTTAAGCTGGTTCAGTAGTTATatactttgtgtgggttaggctagaaAGATTTGAAACTGATTATACGATCAAGTCGATGGATCAAGCTCATGAgtgggccaccgtagctgcaataccttGTCTGAACTGCGTGGCGCTAGAGTCGCATTTTTTAAATCATGAttccaatggatttcacacatgggacCTTTAAGCCGCTCTCCTTACTACTGGGATTATGCATCTCTAGTTGGGTGACaatgctaaaacacattgttttgccaTTATTATTCTCACATTATGTTGTTTATAATATAAACACAAAATTTATAAACCAGTGGGAtgcgaaagtttgggcagccttctTAATCGTCATGATATGCACCTGCCTAACCTTGTTTAAGTCATTATTGCACATTTCTGTAAATCCTGTAATCTTGGTTTCACTCcttaaatatcactgtgtgtgtttcATGGTATATTTAACTGAAATTGTTTTTTAAGACTAACAACCAACAATTCATACAGGATCCCATACATAAATATTTCATTGTGAACATAGCTGTGACAAAAAAACGGTGAGCGTGACACGGATGGTTTGTAGGTCTGTGGTTGTTCAGTGAGACCGACACAGCGACAGCTTATTGATCGCTCTCATGACCAAATTTAGCTTCCAACAGTCTTCAAGCTGTTTCAGAAAACCTACGACTCTGGTCTGCAATTAATCATTGAAAGTACACTCAGGGAATGATGCAGATGAGTGCACAACGCAAGAGTAGCATCAGCaacattagcaacagtggaggcCACACGTTGGAACATGTGGTCCACTCCCTTTTTGGAGTCTCGTGCAAGAAGTGTTGACGCCAGCGCATTTTCTCTTTTTAATCGTTGTTTTGGGTATCTGTCGGCTTTTGGTGACGGCAAGTATACTCTCGGcattagaagaagaaaaagaagaaaatgtcatttctattacgcctctcaagataaaaatcactaggCGCTTAATTAGTGTGTCCTAGAGCGAGACGCCATGTGGTTTGGCTGACTGTAGTCTTGGACCACATAGAGGTCCACCTATCTTTTCCTTGCAGTGTGACAGGTAGTCCTTTGAGACGTGTAATGTGGCCCCGGCTTTAGCGCTTCTATTGCTGTTAGCTGTCCTGCTACGTGCCACTTTAAAGTAGATAAAGTTGTCCCAGAAACATTGACATCACCATTATCTTACTTTTAGAATTAACTGGACAGTTTCCCACTCTAATGGTTTTTTAAGTGTTTGTTCTGATTTTACATACATTTAAGGATAGAATGTTTATATGAAatgtttgggccgataccgatgtccgatattgagatcactgttatggccgataaccgatatttgccaataTTGATATACTGACTAAATCAgtgacccccaccccacccccccacccctcacCCTCTGAGACAGGCAAACAAttagagacaagatggaaaacatATTGGTTGTTAAAatcagcccagttttatttatcaaaccgataccgatatgttaaaaaatgactaacatcggccgataccgatattgatgccgatatattgtccatccctattaTATTTACACACTTCCTTCTCAAAAACAAAAAGACATTTTGACCTGCGTTAGCTGGGAAAGCCCAGATGTATTAACCAGGGCTGCATTCCACCCATGCAAATACATGGagccacactttctgtaaatggaatgcagcccttgtAAACACATCCTTGCTTTCTGTACTTCTGCAAGTCAAAATGTCATAAAATAGATGTATCCTTAAAATGAcgatacattttaaaatgatcagacaagcAAAATGTTAATGTAAATGATAAAACACTATTAATATAACACAACTACATCGTTTTATGGTGCAACGTTCTTCATACACCACCAGTGGGCAGAAGAGGGTTTGGTCCAGCAGGTTGCTGTAATGAATGAATGAGAGACATCTTTCAGAAGATGATACTTTTTGCTTTGATGTTAGAAGATGAAGCCAGGGTGTGAACCCAAGTCAGTATTCCTGGTACAAATATGTGACTCCGGCTGATGTCGACTGCAAATTATCCAGCTATTTTAGATTTAGTATAACATATAATTATTTGTACCTTCTTGTGCCACAGGTACAGCACCTGGGAGCCTGAGGAACACATTCTGGACCGGCGCCTGGTGCAGGCCTTTGAGGAGAAGTAAGTCTCCCCTGTCCTTAAATACCTGACATGTCTGAACACAGGAAAGTTGTGCTGCTGCAGAATGGAGCACAACTGTACTGTATGTAAAATCATGAGGAAATGATGACTCAACACTCTACCACTCAGTCACAAGATCTCAAACAATCAGTCAAATTTCATttgtgcagcacctacaaccgtaACGAAAGCCAAAGGTGCAACGTTttataaaaacataaaagcaggATTCACATAGCATAAGAACAAGATATAGCTAAACACAGGTGTGAGCATTAAAAGCAAGGCTAAATAGAAAACAACCAGTGTCAAAGATCATATTGGGGGAAAGCTAACGAGTAAAAATTGGTTTTCAAGCTAGACTTAAACACCTGAAAAGATGGAGCCTGCTTTACTGCCAGAGGGAGCTCGTTTCAAAGGGTTGGTACCATTACTGAGAAGGTCCGGTCCGCTATGATCTCAGTCTAAAACGTGGGACTTCCAGCAGCTCCTGCTCAGCAGAACGAAGGGCCCGAGAGGGGACACGCCTGTGTAGTAATGGTGCTAGATATGGCAGAGCACTGCCCTGCAGCACCCTAACACATGCAGAAGGACTCAACATGTGACCTGTGTGGTTGGGTGTTGCCCGCTCCCTAATGGTCGGTTTGGGATTTTCCAGAGAAGAGAAGGACAGAGTTGTTGGCCACAGGAAGAAAGGTGCCAAAGCAAAGAAACTCCTCTTGCAGGTAAAGTCTGGAGCAGGTATAAAACAACTCTCTGTCCATGGATGATGTTGCAGTCATTTTAAGTGTTTTTTGTTGGTTTCAGAGCACTGTTTACACCATGGATCTACGCAGCGCTCACAAGATTCCCTCCAAACCTTCGCCTCGCCTCCGTCTCTCCCTAACACGCTCCCTGGATCACGACGACAACGACGATGAAACATGGGTGGCCTGCAGGCTGAGGTCGCGAACTGTACATCATAAAAGCAAAAAGACGAGGTCACGGAACCGATGCTTTGACTCAACCCCGTCAAGTTCTTCACAAGAAGActgggatgaggaggaggaagaagatgagCAGGAGGAGAAACAGACGAGTGAAAGCATCTTAAATGGTATTCTCACTCAGATAAATCTAATCACTGTCCTGACCCAGTTTTAACTCTGTGGACCTTCAACCCCCCTCAAACAGCCATGGAGCCAAAGCCCTACCTGATCCTGAGCAAGAGAACCAGATGTTTGCTCTGCTACCTATGTAGAAATAAAGTTTCAGCTTAAAGAGTCTAGCATAACCTGACAGCAGCTGGTCTGACTGTTGACGCTGAAATAAACTATTTTCTATGTTAACCCCAATAATTATCATGTGTCATAAAGTGAATCCCCTCCTTTATTAACACGAAGAATTAGCTCTCTCTGTGTTCCTGTCTCACACAGGACAGGATGTGACGGATAGCTGGAACACCGCTGCTCAAACAGACACTAATGCTGCATCGGAAAAACCGTGGAGACCCATCGCCGGTCCGGGAGAGGTGACAGTCACAGACGTCACCCTCAACTCCCTCACAGTGACGTTCAGAGAGTCGAGAGTGGCCAAAGGCTTCTTCAGAAACTGGGGCCTGGAGGTCTGGCAGCAGTGACGAGGGAGCTTATTAGCAGCGAGGACGCTGTGAAAGGGAAGCAGAGTGTGTGAGCGCTGGTCTGGGATCAGGACTGGGGGTTTGGTTCCTTCTGCAGTTCCCCTCAGTGTGCTCTTTCGGCTCGGTGGGTGGTACGTTTACATGCACAGTCACCTGAATGTCAGACACACCAGATCACCTGCTATTGTGGTGGATGTGAATCTAACATTGACAAATGATGGAGTTATAGTTGTTTTAGTGAGATCCTGGGAAACCAAGCCATTATGTGATCTCATGCAGCGTGTTTTCAATGAGTCTCAGCCATAAACACATCAAACTGTAGCTTAATTTCTGTAAAACTAACTGATTTGTAGCCATTTTTATGCTTGCTAATGTTTATCTGGATTAACTGAAAAGTGAATCAGTTGTATGTACAACTATTCATTAATTCAGAGTTTAATTTAAACCAGTCCAGTATTTCATGAGATGTGTTGTTACCAGACAAGACAGGTTAACTTCCACACTTAGTGCCAAAGGTTGAACCAAAGATCTCACACAATGTGTAGGACTTGGAATATGTGTTAAAGGGGACTTTCGGCTACAACAAAGCCAAATTTTAACATCTTATCCACCAGACTGAAGGAGTTCTGGACATTTATGTAATGGCTAAGGTTAGTTGGGTGTGGAGGCCATCTTGAATCATTACAAATCTAAGGATTAATTTGATTAAATTTCCGTTCCATCTCCTTTACCTGAATGGGTCCAATTTCACTTTATAACAGGGCAAGGACCCAGAACACAGCTCCAGCACGTGTCAGTAATATTTAAACAACCATCAGCCTGCCGGAGTCCTGAAACATTTCCATGTGATCCCAAAGCAGCAGAGGTACATCCAGTGAGTATCTTTTCATTTAAATCCAATTTAACAGAAGACCACATTTAAAGGCGGGCTTTAGTAGACAATCTGTTCTAGTTAGCAGGACTGTGACTCTAGTCCTCCATGAAATGTGAAGTTGAACCATAGACATAAATAATGGACAGACCGTGGCCATTTCTGTCTTTTCTTGTCTTGTGAAGCCAAAAaggcggttcccaccaccgccatcttgaccGTGTCACACGTCCCAttacgcccagacaatccaaaagtgGGTAAAGGGGTAGAGCTGACAGTggggctgtgagggagagagcaAATGAACCATTGTAGCTACTATCTAACTGAGCTAACCCCCAAAGCTAAGACAGAGCTAGGAGCTCCAGGGCAGCCGAGCCGTCGCCTGGCTTCTgtgcaaggctgtagtcatgctgttcACCTTTGGAGCTCTAATATGGACTGCTAAAATACAAGAAGAGCTTCAGATCGCTGTGATCGGAACATGCTAACCCAAAGTTAATGGAGTTCAACCAGTGAAATTAAGTACAGAAACATAATTTTACTTATTGATAAAAATGTAGCAGAGACTTCTTGG
This Nothobranchius furzeri strain GRZ-AD chromosome 16, NfurGRZ-RIMD1, whole genome shotgun sequence DNA region includes the following protein-coding sequences:
- the cbx7b gene encoding chromobox protein homolog 7 isoform X2, with the translated sequence MELSAIGEQVFAVESIVKKRVRKGNVEYLLKWKGWPPKYSTWEPEEHILDRRLVQAFEEKEEKDRVVGHRKKGAKAKKLLLQSTVYTMDLRSAHKIPSKPSPRLRLSLTRSLDHDDNDDETWVACRLRSRTVHHKSKKTRSRNRCFDSTPSSSSQEDWDEEEEEDEQEEKQTSESILNGQDVTDSWNTAAQTDTNAASEKPWRPIAGPGEVTVTDVTLNSLTVTFRESRVAKGFFRNWGLEVWQQ
- the cbx7b gene encoding chromobox protein homolog 7 isoform X1, whose translation is MMRISPATTSQRFWTGLRYGDCGVQSGTRTSPPPLHRQRQQPEALIQGRMDPCFHGNVEYLLKWKGWPPKYSTWEPEEHILDRRLVQAFEEKEEKDRVVGHRKKGAKAKKLLLQSTVYTMDLRSAHKIPSKPSPRLRLSLTRSLDHDDNDDETWVACRLRSRTVHHKSKKTRSRNRCFDSTPSSSSQEDWDEEEEEDEQEEKQTSESILNGQDVTDSWNTAAQTDTNAASEKPWRPIAGPGEVTVTDVTLNSLTVTFRESRVAKGFFRNWGLEVWQQ